The genomic interval GGTCGGGCGTCGGCCTTTGGTCGTACGACCGGCGGCGGTGTGTGAACGCGGCATGGCAGTCGCATTGCACCCCGCACGGATCCCTTGAGGCGGTGCGCTCGGCGGCTTACGTTCGAGGAGTTCCAGCACGGCCGTGTGCCCGAGTGGCTCAGGGGCTTGCCTGCAAAGCAAGTTACGTCGGTTCGATTCCGATCACGGCCTCCACGCAGTAGCTGACGGGCAGGAGCCCCGGTACACCGGGGACTCCCGGCACGCACCAGACCCCAGCGCTCGGCTCTGGATTCCCGCGCACACGCACAAGCCCCGCCGTCCTCTGGGAGACAGCGGGGCTCTGAGCGCTTCGTCGGGGACGCCTACCGGGGCAGGAACTCCTCATCACGGACGGCAGAGACGAACGAGTTGAACGCGGCGGCGGGGAAGACGAGGGCCGGACCTTGAGGGGTCTTGCTGTCACGGACGGGCACAAGACCTGAGGCAGCAGCGGCGGACGGGTCCCACTCAAGGCAGTTGCCGCCTTCGGGGCCGCTGTAAGTGGACTTGACCCACTGCGGGGGCGGATTCGTGTTCACAGGCTCTCCATCTGGTCTCTGATGAGGTCCGCGCTGTCCCGTGCTGAAAGCGCCTCGCTCGTAACGCCATCGTAGGCGCGTACCGCAGCTCGAACGGGCTCCTGATCGTCAATGATCGCGGCGCTACGGTATGCCTCAACACAGACCATAGTCACGTGATTTGGTCCCGTCAGGAACGTGACCGGCCACTCGATGAGTAGGTGTGCCTCAGCGTCCAGCGGAAGGATCTGGATGCGAGTGGTCGCTCGCTCACCATGAGCAAGCAGCGTGGCGAGTTGGTCCCGCATCACCTCATGAGTGCCCACGCGCCGTCTGATCACGGATTCGCAGAGGACCACGCGGACATCAGGCGGCGCAGCCCCTCTCAGCACATCTTGACGCGCCAGCCGGGCGCCCACATTTGCTGAGATCTCCCGGTCACTCGCCCTCGGGTCACCCTTCCGCAGGATGGCCCGCGCATACCCGCCTGTCTGAAGCAGCCCCGGGACGATGGTGGGTGACCACTCCCATACCGCTACTGCCTCCCTTTCCAGGGCCATTCGTCGCCGGTAAAGCTCAGGAAACGACTGGGCGACGGTGTCCTCGTACAGGCGCTTGAACAGTCCGTCGGTCGCAAAGACCTGATCGAACAGGGGTGGCAGCTCGGGCGGGATTGGCCCTGTTCCGGTCTCAACACGGCTGATCGTGCTCTTCGAGGTCCGAGCCTTCCTGGCTAGATCAGTCTGGGAAAGCGTGCTCCCTGGGTGTAGTTCCCTTGCGCTTCTGAGCGCCTCTGCGAACTGCTGGCGTGGGCTCGGCGCCCCTTCGGACGATTGCTCTAAGCCCATGAAATCCCCCTTGACCGCTGGGCTGGTCGCTCCATACGTCGGATGCATCCTCACTGGTCAGCGGCATTTGCATATGCCGGTCTGACCAAAGAGCAGGTCGGGACGCAAACCCCTACCGAGCGTACGCCGACGAGGCCATGGTGTGAGCAGAAAGTCACGGAGAGCACGCAAAGAGGCGAAGGGCAAGGCATGGCTACCCCCCTACCGAAGCGCACACCGCAGCTTGATGCCGCCATAGCTCGGCGCGACTTCTACCGACTGACGCCGGAAACCGTGACGTTCTCCAAGCTGGTACCCCTGCCGCCCTGGGTACCGCGCGGCCCGTACATCACACCAACGCAAGAGATCCTGACGGTCGTTGAGGCCGGATTGGAGCGGTTGGCTATGCGCATCACTGAGCGTACGTCGACGACACCAGCGATCACGGTCCCCGCCCTTGAGCCTGTGCCGGTCGACGGATGCGACGTATGCGCCGCATTGGTGCGGCAGCGAGAGGCGTCCCGAAGCGTCGACCCGCTCACCGTCCAGAGCTGCAATGAGGAACTGGCGAGCCATCCGCATAGAAGGGCGGACCGGTCATGAGGACACGAAACCCCGTTGCGGCGCCACCGCGAAGCGTGCACCGAACGCCCGTCTTCGCTACACCAATTGAACTCACCAGGGGCATGGTTGTCTTCGATCGCGACTACGAAATGCCCGGCACAGTGCGAGGCATTGACGGACGCATGATCGAAATGGAGCGCCCCACTGGACTTGTGTGGCGCAGGGACTTCAGCAGACTGCGACGCGCGACCGAGTGGGAGTGCAAGCAGCTCGTTGCGGTTGGCAGGCTGCAAAAGCAACGACAGGCAGGCCGCTGACCCTCCAAAGGTTTCGTCCCTGCCGGACGTATCCGCAGAGGTTCCCCCGACTTCGCGAAATCCCGGCAGGGACGAATTGAGCCCCCGCCCCCACGGGCGGGTCAG from Streptomyces spiramyceticus carries:
- a CDS encoding helix-turn-helix domain-containing protein — protein: MGLEQSSEGAPSPRQQFAEALRSARELHPGSTLSQTDLARKARTSKSTISRVETGTGPIPPELPPLFDQVFATDGLFKRLYEDTVAQSFPELYRRRMALEREAVAVWEWSPTIVPGLLQTGGYARAILRKGDPRASDREISANVGARLARQDVLRGAAPPDVRVVLCESVIRRRVGTHEVMRDQLATLLAHGERATTRIQILPLDAEAHLLIEWPVTFLTGPNHVTMVCVEAYRSAAIIDDQEPVRAAVRAYDGVTSEALSARDSADLIRDQMESL
- a CDS encoding DUF397 domain-containing protein, yielding MNTNPPPQWVKSTYSGPEGGNCLEWDPSAAAASGLVPVRDSKTPQGPALVFPAAAFNSFVSAVRDEEFLPR